One Longimicrobium terrae genomic window, ATGATGGCCGTGGGCGTGGCCAGCCCCAGTGCGCACGGGCACGCGATGATGAGCACGGACACGAACGCCACCAGCGCATCGGTAAAGCGCGTATCGTCTGGCGCCAGCAGGAACCACCCCACGAATGTCGCGATGGCGATGCTGATCACCACCGGGGTGAACACGCCGCTGATGACATCCGCCATCCGGGCGATGGGCGCGCGCGAACCCTGCGCGTCCTGCACCATGCGGACGATGCGCTGCAGCGCGGTGTCGCGCCCCACGCGCGTGGCGGTGAAGCGGAACGAACCTGTCCGGTTCAGGGTGCCGCCGAACACCTCGTCGCCCGGCGCCTTTTCCACCGGCAGGCTCTCGCCGGTCAGCATCGATTCGTCCACGGCGGATGCGCCGGCGGCCACCTGCCCGTCCACCGCGATCTTTTCGCCCGGGCGCACCACGATGAGGTCGCCCACGCGCACGTCGGCGAGCGGGATGTCGGTTTCCGTACCGTCGCGCAGCACGCGGGCGGTGCGCGGCTGCAGCCCCATCAGCCGGCGGATGGCGTCTCCTGTGCGGCCCTTGGCGCGCGCCTCCAGCATCCTCCCGAGCAGGATGAGCGCGATGATGACGGCCGCGGCCTCGAAGTACACGGGCGCGCCGCCCATTCCCGCCATTCCGCCGTGCGCGTCGCTGGCGAACCAGTCCGGCCGCACGGTGGCGGCAACGGAGTAGAGGTACGCCGTGCCCGTTCCTGTCGCGATCAGGGTGTTCATGTCCGCCGCGCGATGGCGCAGCGCGGCCCAGGCACCGCGGTAGAACTGCCCGCCGGCGTACAGCACCACCGGCGTGGCGAGCAGCATCTGCACCCATTCCACGCCACGGAACGCCAGCCACGGAATGCGTCCGTGCGACATGGCCAGCACCAGCACGGGGAGCGAAAGGATCGCCGCGACCCAGAACTTGCGCCGCGTCTCGCGATACTCCGCCGCGCGGTTCTCGGCCTCCACGTCCACCGGCTCCGCGTCGTCCGTCGCCGCGGTGTCGCCAAGCGGAATGCCGAGCGCACGAACGGCGTCACGGAGCGCTCGCTCGTCCGTGACGCCGTCCAGGTAGTCGATCCGCAGCGAACCGGCGTCCGCCTCGGCCGTCACCACGCCGGGCAGGGCGCGGACGGCCGTCAGGCGACCGTCATCCAGCGCGGCGGCGGCGGAAACGGGGAGGACGGCGCGTGCGCTTCCCGCCGCGCCGTAGCCCGTGTTCTGTACGACGTGAATCAGCGACGGCAGGCCGGTCGCGGCGGGATCGTACTCCACCGTGGCGCGGCCGGTCGCGAAGTTTACGCCCGCGCGGTGCACGCCCGGCGCGCGGCTCAGCTTCGTTTCCACACGGCGCGCGCACGCCGCGCAGGTCATTCCCGTAATCGGAAGCTCAAGGCGTTCTCCAGATGGCGCCGCGTCCGCCCGCGGCTTCATCGAAAGCTGCACGACGGGCTGCGTTACGCCGCTTCCGTCATCATGGGTCGAGTCACTGCCTCGCGTGTTCGTCATCCAAACTCCCCGACGATGTTCATTCAGAACCGCCCTTCTCGTATACCCCTCCCCCCTATAATGTGCCAAGGTGCGGTGTGTGTCAACGGGCGGTCGTTCCCGGTCACACGGTGGCGCCAGACGAGAACGCGGCGAAGCACCTGGAGTGCCCCGCCGCATTCAGATGTCGTTTCCGCCGTCCGTCACCGCGGTGGCGGGCGAAGTGTGATGTGGACCTCGTTCTCCGGCCGGTCCGCGCCTTTCCTGCGCAGCTCGATGGAATCGATCCGGGATGCGTCGATCATCCGGAATACGTCACCGGTCACGCGCTGGCCGTTCACGATGAAGACGATCGGCTCGTTGGCGGGGATGCCCGGGCCATTCCCGCCGTCCAGACGAATCACAACCGGTTTCCCGGCCGGGGCGGGGCTCAGTTCCGGCGCCGTGACGCCATCCCCCGCGCACGCGGCCAGCATCAAGGCGGAGGCGGCGAGCCAGCACGGGCGACGGAACGGCGGGTTCCGATCTGCTGAAATGCCGCGATCAATCCCACGAATCAGGCGCATGCGGACCTCGTGTTCCCGGGGCGGATGAACTGCACCAGCGACAAACGTCGTGAGCGGGGCGTTTCGGACAGAGCGGACGCGCCGCATCTTCCATTCCGTGCTACACGCCGGCCGGAATGCGGAACGGTTCCGGCTGGCGTCCGTCCACGTCCGTGAAGCCGTACTCGCGCGCCAGATCGCCGGCGGTCAGCAGCTGCCCGGACCAGCGCAGCACATCCGTATCCGCCACGAGCGCGGCGACGGCGCGGCCCAGGTACGCGGGCGACTCGGTGGCGTCCAGGTTGAACGGTGCCGCATCATGAGCCGCCATCACGCGCTCGGTGCGCATCCACCCGGGGGCGAGCGCGACCGCGGCCACGCCGTGCGGCCGAAGCTCCCACGCCATGCCGTACGCCATCCGCGCCAGCGCGCTCTTGGCCACGTCGTAGTACAGGTGCCGCAGGTACTCGCCGTGCGCCCAGGCGATGGTGTTCACGATCAGCCCGCGGCCGCGTTCCACCAGCAGGGGCGCGGCGTGGCGGCTGGAATCGAACGCGGCGCGCACCCCGGCGACGAACATGCCGTCCCACGACGATGGAAGCGTCCAGAACGGCTCCATCGGCAGCCCCGACGCGGCGCCCTCGTATCCGCCCCACGCGTTGTTCACCAGCAGGTCCAGCCCGCCCTGTTCCCGCCGGACGCGCGCGAACAGCGCCTGGATGTCCGCCTCCACCGTGTGGTCGCAGCGCACACCGATCCCGACACCGCCCGCTTGAGAAACCGCCTCCGCCGCGTCCTCCACCGAACCCGGCATGCCATCCGGTGCCCGTCCGCCGCGCGTGGTGCGTCCGGTGACGTACACCGTCGCGCCCTGCTCCCCCAGCACCCGCGCGATCGCCAGCCCCGCGCCGCGCGTGGCGCCCGTAACGACGGCGACCTTTCCCCCCAGCGTTCCCATCCGTATCCTCACTGCGTGACGTACGACGTTCCGGCGAGCAGAATAAATGAACACTCATTCAGAAACTGTCAAGCATGGCACGTCCACGCAGCGCATCCACTGAGCAGATCGTCGCCGCCGCCATCCGGGTGATCGGCCGCGTGGGCCCGTCACGCCTGACGCTGGCGGAGGTCGGTGACGAGGCGGGGCTGTCCGCGGCGGCGCTGGTGCAGCGGTTCGGCGGCCGGCGCGAGCTGCTGCTGGCCGTGGCGCGGCACGGCGCCGGCTCCGTCCCCGAGCTGTTTGACCGGGCACGCGAACGCTTTCCGGCCTCGCCGCTGAACGCGCTGCTGGATGCGCTGGCGGAGGGCGCCGGCGCGGTGCAGACGCCGGAGGAGATCTCCAACCACCTGGCGTTTCTGCAGATGGACCTGACGGACCCCGAGTTCCATGCGCTCGCCCTGCAGCACGCGCGGGCGATGCTGGTGGAAATCTCGGCGCTGATCGAGGAGGCGATGGCGGCCGGCGAACTGGGAGACTGCGACCCGGACGGGGTGGGGCGGACGGTGCAGAACAGCTACAACGGGGCGCTCGTCACCTGGGCGATCTACCGCGAGGGGACACTGGCGGAGTGGATGCGCGGCGAGGTGGAGGCGGTGCTGGAGGGGTACGGCCCGGCCCCCGCGCGCTGATCGTTTTCCGTCATCGGCGGAACGAGGCGGTGCCGCCGCTCCCCATCCGGACGGGAGCGGCGGACGGGGGCGGGCCAGCGGGATGCTACTGCCGTTCCCGCGAGGCGATCAGCGTTGCGAAGCCGTTTTCTTCCGCGATCTCCACTGCGTACCCGATCGGGCGGTCCTTGCGGATCCAGGGGAAGGGAAGCACCGGCACCGGGTCCAGCAGCTCCTCAAGCGCCTCCAGGTTGGTGCTGATGGCGATGCCGCGCGGGTCCGGCCCCATGGCGTTCAGCACCACGCCGCGCACCCGCAGCCCGGCGTCGTGCGCGGCGCGGACGGTGAGCAGCGTGTGGTTGAGCGCGCCCAGGCGGTTGCCGGCCACCACCACCAGGTCCAGCCCCCATCCCACGAACAGCCCGTCCCACGCCAGGTCGCGCGTGACGGGAACCAGAAGGCCGCCCGCGCCCTCCACCAGGATGGCATCGCGGTCCTTGCAGAGCGCCTCGTACGCCGTTTCCAGCGCGCCCAGGTCCAGCAGCCCGCCGCTGCGCGACGACGCCACCCAGGGCGCCAGCGGTTCCGTCATCAGGATGGGGCGCACCGTCTCCAGCGGGTCGTTCTCCCCCGCGGCGTCGCGCAGAAGGACGGCGTCGCTGGCCGGATCGTCGGCTTTCACGCCCGTTTCGATAGGCTTCATGGCCGCCACGCGCAGGCCGCGGTTGCGCATCATCGCCAGCAGCACGGTGCCGATGAGTGTCTTGCCGACGTCCGTGTCCGTTCCCGTGATTCCCAGCCGGATCATTCTTGTTCCTGGTGCGGGGGCGCCTCGCGCGTTCGCCAGCCGGCGACATCCGCCGGAGCCCGGGCGCGTGCGGCGGGCCAGCCCGCAAGGTGCGTGCGCCGCGCCGCGCGCGAAAGGGTTCCGTCGCGGCACGGCACTTCCGTCAGGCCCCTCCAACATCGCCCTGCGTGCCCGCGCCGGCCGACCGCGAAAACGATCCTACGCCGCCCATGCCGCACCGCCTTCGAACGCACGCCACCGCATCGCCCGCCCTGCCCGGGCGCGACGAGCTGTATCGCCTGCTGGTGGAAAACGTTACCGACTACGCCATCCTGCTGCTGAGCACGGAGGGGCGCGTGGTGACGTGGAACGAAGGCGCCGAGCGCATGTTCGGCTACGACGAGGCCGACGCGCTGGGCCGCGAGTTCGCCCTCTTCTTTCCCCAGGAGGAAGCGGAATCCGGAACGCCGGACCGCGACCTGGCCACGGCGGCGCGCGACGGCCGCTGCGAAACGGTGGCGTGGCGGGTGCGCAAGGACGGGTCGCGGCTGTGGGCCAGCGTGGTGCTCACCGCCATCCACGACGCGTCGGGGCGGCTGATCGGCTTCGGGCAGATCACCCGCGACCTCACCGAGCGCAAGGAAGTGGCGGAGCGGTATGAGGAAAGCCGCCAGCGCTACCGCTCGCTCTTTGAGAACAACCCCGACGCGGTGTGCTCGTTCGACCCGGACGGAACGCTGCGCACGGCCAACCCCGCCGCGGAGTCGCTGACCGGCCACCATGCCGACGATCTGCGCGCGCGCGAGTTCTGGACGCTCTTTGTCCCCGCGGACCGCGAGCAGATGCGCACCCTGTTCGCCGAGGCGCTGGCGGGGCAGCCGCAGGTGGCGCAGTCCGCCCTGGTGCACCGCTCCGGGCGGCGGGTGGAGCTCCGGCTCACGCTGGTTCCCATCCTGGTGGCGGGCGCCATCATCGGTGTGTACTGCATCGCCGAAGATGTCACCGAGCGGCTGCGCGCCGACGCCGAGCGCGAATCGCTGCTGCTGCGCGAACGCGTCGCCCGTGCGGAGGCCGAGGCCGCCAACGCCGCCAAGACGGACTTTCTGGCCGTGGTGAGCCACGAACTCAAGACGCCGCTGCACGCCATCACCGGGTTCGCCGACCTGCTGCACGACGGCGAACTGGGCGCGCTGACCGATCCGCAGCGCCGGCCGGTGGACCGCATTCGCACCAACGGCCGCCAGCTGCTGCGGATGATTGAAGACGTGCTGGGCTACGCGCGGCTGGACTCCGGCGAGGAGCGCGTGCGGCTGGAGCGGGTGCCGCTGGACCGCGTGCTTTCCGAGCTGGTGGACGAGGCGCAGAAGAGCGCCACCGCCAAGGGGCTGGCGCTGTCCATGGAGGTGCGTGACGAGATCTGCCTGGCGGAAACCGATCCGGGGCGCGTGCGCGACCTGATCCGCGCGCTGCTGAGCAACGCGGTGAAGTTCACCGAATCCGGCGAGGTGCGGGTGACGCTGTGGCGCGAGCCGTCGTGGGTGGCGGTGGAGGTGGAGGATACGGGGATCGGGATCGACCCGGAGCAGATGCCGCGCGTGTGGGACCCGTTCTGGCAGGCGGAGCACCCGCTGATCCGCAAGGTGGGTGGCACCGGGCTGGGACTGAGCATTGCGCGGCGGCTGGCCAGCCTGCTGGGAGGCGACATCGCCGTGGTGAGCACACCGGGCGCCGGGTCCACCTTTACCGTGCGCCTCCCGCTCGCCCACGGGTGACGGGAAGAGCGCGATCCAGCATCCACCACGGACGGCTCCAGAGATGCCCATCCGCGATGAAAAAGTGTTTTCGGACGAGGAGTGGATCGCGGCGTTCTCGCTGATCCTGCCGCCGGACCGGGCGCGCGAGGAAGGCCTCGGCTTCAACCCCATGCCCGATCTGACGGGATTCGAGACGGCTACCGGCGCCGAACTCGCCGCCGCCCCGGCCTGCGGCCCGCGCAGCTACAGCGGAGATCTGCTCGACCTCCTTTCGCTGGTTTCGGACAGCTGCGCCGAGCGCGCCTGGCGTCTGATGAAGATCTCGCCCGAAGAGGGCGCCGTACGCAGGGACGCCATCAGGCTCCGCGTTGAGGAACTCGATCGGTATCGCCAGGAGCACGGTCCCGACTGAGTCCGCGGTTGAGGCGCGTTCGGAGAGGCCCCCTCCCCCCAGCCCCCTCCACCCGCTCCGCGGGAGAGGGGGAGCTTGTTCGGTGCGGAGGAGGGTTGGGCTCGCGTCCCACGCCTCGCAGGCCCCTCCCCGGCCCTCCCCGTGCAAACAGACGCACGGAGAGGGAGAACTCACACGCGATCCCATGCGCCCCGTGCAGTTGAAGCCCCGAACCGGACGCGCCAGCGGCCGGTGTCGGGGCTTTGCGTAGTTTGAGCGGCGGATTCATCCGCTCAGGATCGTCAGGCGCCGAGACAAACTCGTTGGCGCGCGCTCCGATCCGGCGCTCATCACTGTCCGCCAATCCACCGCCCATCCACTCTCATCGAACCGCGCTCATCACCAACCTCGAACGCACGCCCATCACTTTCCTCGAACGGGCTCATCGCCGTCCTGGAACCGCGCCCGGCGCCGTCCTCAAAACGGCGCGCGCTTGACACCGGCTCCGGCGCGGCGCAGCATTGCCCTGCCGCCGCGCACACCGGCGGCCATGCCCGGACCGGAATCCGGAACCGCCCACCCCGCACCCCCGGAAGCCACTGACCTCCATCACCGCGAACCCCGCCGCGCGGCCCCGCGCCGCGCTGCTGCTGGGCGCCACCGGGCTGGTGGGCGGCCACGTGCTCGATCTGCTGCTGGCCAGCCCCGCGTACGGCCGCGTCACCGTCGTGGGGCGGCGCGCGCTGGACCGCGAGCACCCGCGCCTGGTGCAGCACGTGACCGACATGGACCGCATGGCCGACCATCCCGAGTGGTTCGCGGTGGACGACGTGTTCTGCTGCCTGGGCACCACCATCGCCGCCGCCGGATCGCAGGAGGCGTTTCGCCGCGTGGACCACGACTACGTGGTGCAGGCCGCGGAACTGGCGGCGCGCGGCGGCGCGGTGCGCTATCTTCTGGTCAGCTCGTCCGGGGCGAACGCCCGGTCGCGCATCTTCTACAGCCGCACCAAGGGCGAGGCGGAGGACGGCGTGCGCGCCACCACCATCCCCGGCGTGACGCTGCTGCGCCCGTCGCTGCTGATGGGCGAGCGCGAGGAGCACCGCGCGGGCGAGGCGCTGGCGCAAAAGGTGGCGCCCGTCCTCAATCGGGTGCTGGTGGGGCCGCTGCGCCGGTACCGGGGCGTGGATGCGCACGTGGTGGCGCAGGCGATGGTGCGCCTGGCGCAGGACGAGCCGCGCGGCGTGCGGGTGGTGGAATCCGAGCAGATCCAGGAACTGGGCGCCGCATAGATGACGGAACGCGAGGAGCCGCGCGAGCGGGACGAGGCGGCGCAGCACACGCCCGTGGGGGTGATCGACCGCACGCCGCCGGGCGGATGCGGCTTTACGGGGTGCATGTGGATGGTGATGATCGTCTTCAGCGTGCTGCTGGCCCTGCTCATTTTCGGCCTGCTGACGCGCGTGTGGATCGTGCCGCCCCCGCCGGTGCGGTAGGCGCTGTCCACTCCGCTTCGCGCCAGCGCCGCCTCCGGATGGAGATGATGACGAGCGTCCGGACCGTGGCGTGAGCGGAATCGCGGGCTTCGTTTCCGCCGCCGGCGACGCGGATGCGGGGGTGCTGGCGCGGATGGCGGCTGCCCTCGCTTTTCGCGCCCCGGACGGCACCGCGGTCCGTGCCGCCGGACGCGCCGGGCTGGCCCACGCCGCCCTGCGCACCGGGGACGCGGGCGAGGCGGACGACCGCCAGCCGTTTTCGGTGGATGGACAGCGCTGGATCGTGGCGGATGCGCGGATCGACGCGCGCGGCGACCTGGTGCGCGCCCTCCGCGCGGGCGGCATCCACACGTCCGCGGACCGTCCCGCGGCGGAGCTGATCCTGCACGCCGTCCAGCTCTGGGGCGACGGCGCGCCGGAGCACCTGCTGGGCGACTTCGCCTTCGTAGTGTGGGATGTGCCCCGCCAGAGGCTGTTCTGCGCGCGCTCTCCCTTCGGCTTCAAGCCGTTCTACTACGCCGACGCTCCGGACGCCCTCGTCTTTTCCAACACGCCGGACTGCGTTCGCGTGCATCCGGGGGTGGCGGCGGGGCTGGACGAGGAGTGGATCGCGGACTTTCTGGTCCACGGCGAATCGCAATCCGCCACCGCCACC contains:
- a CDS encoding heavy metal translocating P-type ATPase, whose product is MTNTRGSDSTHDDGSGVTQPVVQLSMKPRADAAPSGERLELPITGMTCAACARRVETKLSRAPGVHRAGVNFATGRATVEYDPAATGLPSLIHVVQNTGYGAAGSARAVLPVSAAAALDDGRLTAVRALPGVVTAEADAGSLRIDYLDGVTDERALRDAVRALGIPLGDTAATDDAEPVDVEAENRAAEYRETRRKFWVAAILSLPVLVLAMSHGRIPWLAFRGVEWVQMLLATPVVLYAGGQFYRGAWAALRHRAADMNTLIATGTGTAYLYSVAATVRPDWFASDAHGGMAGMGGAPVYFEAAAVIIALILLGRMLEARAKGRTGDAIRRLMGLQPRTARVLRDGTETDIPLADVRVGDLIVVRPGEKIAVDGQVAAGASAVDESMLTGESLPVEKAPGDEVFGGTLNRTGSFRFTATRVGRDTALQRIVRMVQDAQGSRAPIARMADVISGVFTPVVISIAIATFVGWFLLAPDDTRFTDALVAFVSVLIIACPCALGLATPTAIMVGTGKGAEHGVLIKGGESLETAHRLDTIILDKTGTITEGRPALTDVVVTEGVAEDELLGWIASAERGSEHPLGEAIVRGARDRGLTLTDAASFSALAGHGIEATVDGRALLLGNARLMADRGIALGDLATRADAIAGEGRTPMFAAVDWRAAGLVAVADPVKAESKAAIAALRRMGLRVVMITGDNRRTAEAVAREVGVDDVLAEVLPDGKAREVKRLQDAGRRVGMVGDGINDAPALAQADVGIAIGTGTDVAMEASDITLMRGDLGGVASAIQLSRATIRTVKQNLFWAFVYNVIGIPIAAGLLYPVTGWLLSPVLASVAMSLSSVSVVGNSLRLRGWKPARV
- a CDS encoding SDR family NAD(P)-dependent oxidoreductase, encoding MGTLGGKVAVVTGATRGAGLAIARVLGEQGATVYVTGRTTRGGRAPDGMPGSVEDAAEAVSQAGGVGIGVRCDHTVEADIQALFARVRREQGGLDLLVNNAWGGYEGAASGLPMEPFWTLPSSWDGMFVAGVRAAFDSSRHAAPLLVERGRGLIVNTIAWAHGEYLRHLYYDVAKSALARMAYGMAWELRPHGVAAVALAPGWMRTERVMAAHDAAPFNLDATESPAYLGRAVAALVADTDVLRWSGQLLTAGDLAREYGFTDVDGRQPEPFRIPAGV
- a CDS encoding TetR/AcrR family transcriptional regulator, with amino-acid sequence MARPRSASTEQIVAAAIRVIGRVGPSRLTLAEVGDEAGLSAAALVQRFGGRRELLLAVARHGAGSVPELFDRARERFPASPLNALLDALAEGAGAVQTPEEISNHLAFLQMDLTDPEFHALALQHARAMLVEISALIEEAMAAGELGDCDPDGVGRTVQNSYNGALVTWAIYREGTLAEWMRGEVEAVLEGYGPAPAR
- the bioD gene encoding dethiobiotin synthase; the encoded protein is MIRLGITGTDTDVGKTLIGTVLLAMMRNRGLRVAAMKPIETGVKADDPASDAVLLRDAAGENDPLETVRPILMTEPLAPWVASSRSGGLLDLGALETAYEALCKDRDAILVEGAGGLLVPVTRDLAWDGLFVGWGLDLVVVAGNRLGALNHTLLTVRAAHDAGLRVRGVVLNAMGPDPRGIAISTNLEALEELLDPVPVLPFPWIRKDRPIGYAVEIAEENGFATLIASRERQ
- a CDS encoding PAS domain S-box protein codes for the protein MPAPADRENDPTPPMPHRLRTHATASPALPGRDELYRLLVENVTDYAILLLSTEGRVVTWNEGAERMFGYDEADALGREFALFFPQEEAESGTPDRDLATAARDGRCETVAWRVRKDGSRLWASVVLTAIHDASGRLIGFGQITRDLTERKEVAERYEESRQRYRSLFENNPDAVCSFDPDGTLRTANPAAESLTGHHADDLRAREFWTLFVPADREQMRTLFAEALAGQPQVAQSALVHRSGRRVELRLTLVPILVAGAIIGVYCIAEDVTERLRADAERESLLLRERVARAEAEAANAAKTDFLAVVSHELKTPLHAITGFADLLHDGELGALTDPQRRPVDRIRTNGRQLLRMIEDVLGYARLDSGEERVRLERVPLDRVLSELVDEAQKSATAKGLALSMEVRDEICLAETDPGRVRDLIRALLSNAVKFTESGEVRVTLWREPSWVAVEVEDTGIGIDPEQMPRVWDPFWQAEHPLIRKVGGTGLGLSIARRLASLLGGDIAVVSTPGAGSTFTVRLPLAHG
- a CDS encoding oxidoreductase codes for the protein MPCRRAHRRPCPDRNPEPPTPHPRKPLTSITANPAARPRAALLLGATGLVGGHVLDLLLASPAYGRVTVVGRRALDREHPRLVQHVTDMDRMADHPEWFAVDDVFCCLGTTIAAAGSQEAFRRVDHDYVVQAAELAARGGAVRYLLVSSSGANARSRIFYSRTKGEAEDGVRATTIPGVTLLRPSLLMGEREEHRAGEALAQKVAPVLNRVLVGPLRRYRGVDAHVVAQAMVRLAQDEPRGVRVVESEQIQELGAA